From the Clavibacter phaseoli genome, one window contains:
- the dusB gene encoding tRNA dihydrouridine synthase DusB, translated as MSSPTLAPVPSAADAPGAPAPAAEPALRIGGIPLDVPVVLAPMAGITNTAFRRLCREFGAGLYVSEMITSRALVERTPESMRLITHHPSEKVRSIQLYGVDPKTVREAVTMLVAEDRADHIDLNFGCPVAKVTRKGGGAALPWKLGLFTDIVEGAVKAAGDIPLTVKMRKGIDADHLTYLEAGRAAEAAGVASIALHARTAADYYSGHADWSAIAKLKQTVTSVPVLGNGDIWAAEDAIRMMDETGADGVVVGRGCLGRPWLFGDLAAAFHARAAGLDPADTPRAHPSQGQVADTFRRHVELLAEFFESEERGCRDARKHVAWYFKGYPVGGDLRAALASASSLEEIDGLLATLDRDQPYPGAGAEGARGRQGSMKRTALPDRWLESRDIDAQDAMDIADGEIHNSGG; from the coding sequence ATGTCCTCTCCGACCCTCGCCCCCGTCCCCTCCGCGGCCGACGCGCCCGGCGCCCCGGCGCCCGCCGCCGAGCCCGCCCTCCGCATCGGCGGCATCCCGCTCGACGTCCCCGTGGTGCTCGCCCCCATGGCGGGCATCACCAACACCGCGTTCCGGCGCCTGTGCCGCGAGTTCGGCGCCGGCCTCTACGTCAGCGAGATGATCACGAGCCGCGCCCTCGTCGAGCGCACGCCCGAGTCCATGCGGCTCATCACGCACCACCCGTCGGAGAAGGTGCGCTCCATCCAGCTCTACGGGGTGGATCCGAAGACCGTGCGCGAGGCCGTCACCATGCTCGTCGCGGAGGACCGGGCCGACCACATCGACCTCAACTTCGGCTGCCCCGTGGCCAAGGTCACGCGCAAGGGCGGGGGAGCCGCTCTGCCGTGGAAGCTCGGCCTCTTCACCGACATCGTCGAGGGCGCCGTGAAGGCGGCGGGCGACATCCCGCTCACCGTGAAGATGCGCAAGGGCATCGACGCCGACCACCTCACCTACCTCGAGGCCGGGCGCGCCGCCGAGGCCGCCGGCGTCGCGTCCATCGCGCTGCACGCGCGCACGGCTGCGGACTACTACAGCGGCCACGCCGACTGGTCGGCCATCGCGAAGCTGAAGCAGACCGTGACGAGCGTTCCGGTGCTCGGCAACGGCGACATCTGGGCCGCGGAGGACGCGATCCGGATGATGGACGAGACGGGCGCAGACGGCGTGGTCGTCGGCCGCGGCTGCCTCGGCCGCCCCTGGCTGTTCGGCGACCTCGCGGCCGCGTTCCACGCGCGCGCCGCCGGGCTCGACCCCGCGGACACGCCCCGCGCGCACCCGTCGCAGGGCCAGGTCGCCGACACGTTCCGCCGCCACGTCGAGCTCCTCGCCGAGTTCTTCGAGAGCGAGGAGCGCGGCTGCCGGGACGCGCGCAAGCACGTGGCCTGGTACTTCAAGGGGTACCCCGTCGGCGGCGACCTGCGGGCGGCGCTCGCCTCGGCGTCCTCGCTGGAGGAGATCGACGGCCTGCTCGCCACCCTCGACCGCGACCAGCCCTACCCGGGCGCGGGCGCCGAGGGCGCGCGCGGCCGTCAGGGCAGCATGAAGCGCACGGCGCTGCCGGACCGCTGGCTCGAGAGCCGGGACATCGACGCGCAGGATGCGATGGACATCGCGGACGGGGAGATCCACAACAGTGGCGGCTGA
- a CDS encoding DsbA family oxidoreductase, whose amino-acid sequence MTDSSAPALPAIRVDVWSDIACPWCYVGKRRFEAGARAFAERTPGAPEIAITYRSFELAPDTPVDFQGTEVDFLAGHKGIPADRVATMLDDMTRLAAAEGLAYDYDALQHTNTVLAHELLHLARVRGVQLEMVERLLKAYFTEGRHVGRVPDLVELAVEVGLDADEAREALETHRHLDDVRADQAQAMAYGIQGVPFFVIDERFGISGAQDPTVFASALGEALAARDGDTVRVVAGEEAAR is encoded by the coding sequence GTGACCGACTCCTCCGCCCCCGCCCTGCCCGCCATCCGCGTCGACGTCTGGTCGGACATCGCCTGCCCGTGGTGCTACGTCGGCAAGCGGCGCTTCGAGGCCGGCGCGCGCGCCTTCGCCGAGCGGACGCCGGGTGCGCCGGAGATCGCGATCACCTACCGCTCCTTCGAGCTCGCACCGGACACCCCGGTCGACTTCCAGGGCACCGAGGTCGACTTCCTCGCGGGCCACAAGGGCATCCCGGCCGACCGCGTCGCGACCATGCTCGACGACATGACCCGGCTCGCCGCCGCCGAGGGCCTCGCCTACGACTACGACGCGCTCCAGCACACGAACACCGTCCTCGCCCACGAGCTGCTGCACCTGGCGCGCGTGCGCGGCGTGCAGCTCGAGATGGTGGAGCGGCTGCTGAAGGCGTACTTCACCGAGGGGCGCCACGTGGGCCGCGTGCCGGACCTCGTCGAGCTCGCGGTCGAGGTCGGCCTCGACGCCGACGAGGCGCGCGAGGCCCTCGAGACGCACCGGCACCTGGACGACGTCCGCGCCGACCAGGCGCAGGCCATGGCGTACGGGATCCAGGGCGTGCCCTTCTTCGTGATCGACGAGCGCTTCGGCATCTCCGGCGCGCAGGACCCGACCGTCTTCGCGTCCGCGCTCGGCGAGGCGCTGGCCGCGCGCGACGGCGACACCGTCCGCGTCGTCGCGGGCGAGGAGGCGGCGCGATGA
- a CDS encoding aminoacyl-tRNA deacylase produces the protein MADSTPSPVPPASDADAAPRGRDRVLAHAARLGIDVEVVDRPDAGSLDEAARGLGIAPSHLVKSLVVKRHDGALLIALVPGDRQISWAKLRALVGVNKLSMPAPEVALAATGYERGTITPLGAHGDLPVYADERVAGRRIGMGGGEHGVSALVDADALVDALGATVGDITDELTIRRP, from the coding sequence ATGGCCGACAGCACCCCCTCCCCCGTCCCTCCCGCATCCGACGCCGACGCCGCTCCCCGCGGACGCGACCGCGTGCTCGCGCACGCCGCCCGCCTCGGGATCGACGTCGAGGTGGTCGACCGCCCGGACGCCGGATCCCTCGACGAGGCCGCCCGCGGCCTCGGCATCGCGCCGTCGCACCTCGTGAAGTCGCTCGTGGTGAAGCGCCACGACGGCGCCCTGCTCATCGCGCTCGTGCCGGGCGACCGGCAGATCAGCTGGGCGAAGCTGCGCGCGCTCGTGGGCGTCAACAAGCTCTCGATGCCCGCGCCCGAGGTGGCGCTCGCGGCGACCGGGTACGAGCGCGGCACCATCACGCCGCTCGGCGCCCACGGCGACCTGCCCGTCTACGCGGACGAGCGCGTCGCCGGCCGGCGCATCGGGATGGGCGGCGGCGAGCACGGCGTCTCGGCCCTCGTGGACGCGGACGCGCTCGTGGACGCGCTCGGCGCGACCGTCGGCGACATCACCGACGAGCTGACGATCCGCCGCCCCTGA
- a CDS encoding glycine--tRNA ligase, with protein sequence MATPSRLDPVINLAKRRGFVFQAGEIYGGSRSAWDYGPLGVALKENIKRQWWQTMVNGRDDVVGLDSSVILPRRVWEASGHVEVFSDPLVESLHTHKRYRADHLLEAYEAKHGHPPVNGLADVNDPDTGQPGSWTEPQNFSGLLKTFLGPVDNQEGLHYLRPETAQGIFVNFANVLSAARQKPPFGIGQIGKSFRNEITPQNWIFRTREFEQMEMEFFVEPGTDAEWHQYWIDARYAWYTDLGIDPENLRLFEHPQEKLSHYSTRTVDIEYRFGFAGGAWGELEGIANRTDYDLRTHSEASGQDLSYFDQTKNERWIPYVIEPAAGLTRSMMAFLVDAYHEDEAPNAKGGVDKRTVLRLDRRLAPVKVAVLPLSRNERLSPVARELAAELRKVWNIEFDDAGAIGRRYRRQDEIGTPFCVTIDFDTLDDQAVTVRERDTMAQERIPLDELMGYLAGQLIGA encoded by the coding sequence GTGGCAACCCCCTCGCGTCTCGATCCCGTCATCAACCTCGCCAAGCGGCGCGGGTTCGTCTTCCAGGCGGGTGAGATCTACGGCGGCTCGCGCTCCGCGTGGGACTACGGGCCGCTCGGCGTGGCGCTGAAGGAGAACATCAAGCGCCAGTGGTGGCAGACCATGGTCAACGGCCGCGACGACGTCGTCGGCCTCGACTCCTCGGTCATCCTGCCCCGCCGGGTGTGGGAGGCCTCCGGCCACGTCGAGGTCTTCAGCGACCCGCTGGTCGAGTCGCTGCACACGCACAAGCGCTACCGCGCCGACCACCTGCTCGAGGCCTACGAGGCGAAGCACGGCCACCCGCCGGTCAACGGCCTCGCCGACGTCAACGACCCCGACACCGGCCAGCCCGGATCCTGGACCGAGCCGCAGAACTTCTCCGGCCTGCTCAAGACGTTCCTCGGCCCGGTCGACAACCAGGAGGGCCTGCACTACCTCCGCCCCGAGACCGCGCAGGGCATCTTCGTCAACTTCGCCAACGTGCTGAGCGCCGCACGCCAGAAGCCGCCGTTCGGCATCGGCCAGATCGGCAAGAGCTTCCGGAACGAGATCACGCCGCAGAACTGGATCTTCCGCACGCGCGAGTTCGAGCAGATGGAGATGGAGTTCTTCGTCGAGCCCGGCACCGACGCCGAGTGGCACCAGTACTGGATCGACGCCCGCTACGCCTGGTACACCGACCTCGGCATCGACCCCGAGAACCTCCGCCTGTTCGAGCACCCGCAGGAGAAGCTCTCGCACTACTCGACCCGCACGGTCGACATCGAGTACCGCTTCGGCTTCGCCGGCGGCGCGTGGGGCGAGCTCGAGGGCATCGCGAACCGGACCGACTACGACCTGCGCACGCACTCGGAGGCGTCCGGCCAGGACCTCTCGTACTTCGACCAGACGAAGAACGAGCGGTGGATCCCGTACGTCATCGAGCCCGCGGCCGGCCTGACCCGCTCGATGATGGCCTTCCTCGTCGACGCGTACCACGAGGACGAGGCGCCGAACGCGAAGGGCGGCGTCGACAAGCGCACGGTCCTCCGCCTCGACCGTCGCCTCGCGCCCGTCAAGGTCGCCGTGCTGCCGCTGTCGCGCAACGAGCGGCTGTCGCCCGTCGCGCGGGAGCTCGCCGCGGAGCTGCGCAAGGTCTGGAACATCGAGTTCGACGACGCCGGCGCCATCGGCCGCCGCTACCGCCGCCAGGACGAGATCGGCACGCCGTTCTGCGTGACGATCGACTTCGACACGCTCGACGACCAGGCCGTCACGGTGCGCGAGCGCGACACCATGGCGCAGGAGCGCATCCCGCTCGACGAGCTCATGGGCTACCTGGCCGGGCAGCTCATCGGCGCCTGA
- a CDS encoding Gfo/Idh/MocA family oxidoreductase: MSTPENAPRTSAAPAPASVEGADAPIRVGIVGYGLAGRVFHAPFLAASPDYRIALVSTSDADRAAQVRERHPGADVVASADELFARSAELDMVVIASPASAHLRQGLQALDAHLAVVMDKPFVATVDEALMLIERAEALGVPFSVFQNRRLDGDFLTVKALIASGRLGEVHRFESTFERWGGPVRDRWQDRETPADAAGISYDLGSHLIDQALELFGPVADFAAELATVRDGSASDDDAFYSLLHESGVQSHITVSRVAALAGPRFRVLGTAGAYAVHGLDPQEPLLKEGAAPTDPGFGEAPESEWGTLVEAAGDPAGERVPTERGRYAEFYRAMADAVRGRGPVPVEPRDSLETVRIVELAHRRTAGDED, encoded by the coding sequence GTGAGCACACCCGAGAACGCGCCCCGTACCTCCGCCGCACCCGCACCCGCGTCCGTGGAGGGCGCCGATGCCCCGATCCGCGTCGGCATCGTTGGCTACGGCCTCGCCGGCCGGGTCTTCCACGCGCCGTTCCTCGCGGCGAGCCCCGACTACCGCATCGCGCTGGTGTCGACCTCCGACGCGGACCGCGCCGCGCAGGTCCGCGAGCGCCACCCCGGCGCCGACGTCGTGGCGTCCGCGGACGAGCTGTTCGCGCGCTCCGCCGAGCTCGACATGGTCGTGATCGCGTCGCCCGCCTCCGCGCACCTCCGCCAGGGGCTGCAGGCGCTCGACGCGCACCTGGCCGTCGTGATGGACAAGCCGTTCGTCGCGACCGTGGACGAGGCGCTCATGCTCATCGAGCGCGCCGAGGCCCTCGGCGTCCCGTTCTCCGTCTTCCAGAACCGGCGCCTCGACGGCGACTTCCTCACCGTGAAGGCGCTCATCGCGTCAGGCCGCCTCGGGGAGGTCCACCGCTTCGAGTCGACATTCGAGCGCTGGGGCGGGCCCGTCCGCGACCGCTGGCAGGACCGCGAGACGCCGGCCGACGCGGCGGGCATCTCCTACGACCTCGGCAGCCACCTGATCGACCAGGCGCTCGAGCTCTTCGGCCCCGTCGCCGACTTCGCGGCCGAGCTCGCCACCGTGCGCGACGGATCCGCGAGCGACGACGACGCCTTCTACTCGCTGCTGCACGAGTCGGGCGTGCAGTCGCACATCACCGTCAGCCGCGTCGCCGCGCTGGCGGGACCCCGCTTCCGCGTGCTCGGCACCGCGGGCGCGTACGCCGTCCACGGGCTCGACCCGCAGGAGCCGCTGCTGAAGGAGGGCGCGGCGCCGACCGACCCCGGCTTCGGCGAGGCGCCCGAGTCGGAGTGGGGCACGCTCGTCGAGGCGGCCGGGGATCCCGCGGGGGAGCGCGTCCCCACCGAGCGCGGGCGCTACGCCGAGTTCTATCGCGCCATGGCCGACGCCGTCCGCGGCCGCGGGCCCGTCCCGGTCGAGCCGCGCGACTCGCTGGAGACCGTCCGCATCGTCGAGCTCGCGCACCGGCGGACCGCGGGCGACGAGGACTGA
- a CDS encoding isoprenyl transferase, whose product MSRRPEVPGRTDLPLDWTGERPPAIPADLVPKHIAVVMDGNGRWANQRGLPRTAGHQAGEEAWFDTVAGAVQLGATHLSVYAFSTENWKRSPAEVRFLMGFNRDVIHRRRDQLDAWNVRIRWAGRRPRLWRSVIDDLQVAEEMTKHNTGMTLTMCINYGGRTEIGDAVRRIAEDVDAGRLKASRVDERTIQRYLYLPDVPDVDLFIRSSGEQRTSNFLLWQSAYAEMVFLDRLWPDFRRKDLWDAVESYVHRDRRFGGAVDAHAGDADQGSAEDPDAEAEGDREPAAQ is encoded by the coding sequence ATGAGCCGACGCCCCGAGGTCCCCGGCCGCACCGACCTCCCGCTCGACTGGACCGGCGAGCGGCCGCCCGCGATCCCCGCCGACCTCGTGCCGAAGCACATCGCGGTCGTCATGGACGGCAACGGCCGCTGGGCGAACCAGCGCGGCCTCCCGCGCACGGCCGGCCACCAGGCGGGCGAGGAGGCGTGGTTCGACACCGTCGCGGGCGCCGTCCAGCTGGGCGCGACGCACCTCTCCGTCTACGCCTTCTCGACCGAGAACTGGAAGCGCTCGCCCGCCGAGGTGCGCTTCCTCATGGGCTTCAACCGCGACGTGATCCACCGCCGCCGCGACCAGCTGGACGCCTGGAACGTCCGCATCCGCTGGGCCGGCCGCCGCCCGCGCCTCTGGCGCAGCGTCATCGACGACCTGCAGGTCGCCGAGGAGATGACCAAGCACAACACCGGGATGACGCTCACGATGTGCATCAACTACGGCGGCCGCACCGAGATCGGCGACGCCGTGCGCCGCATCGCCGAGGACGTGGACGCCGGCCGGCTCAAGGCGTCGCGCGTCGACGAGCGCACGATCCAGCGCTACCTGTACCTGCCGGACGTGCCCGACGTCGACCTCTTCATCCGCAGCTCGGGCGAGCAGCGCACGAGCAACTTCCTGCTCTGGCAGTCGGCGTACGCGGAGATGGTGTTCCTCGACCGGCTGTGGCCCGACTTCCGGCGGAAGGACCTCTGGGACGCCGTCGAGAGCTACGTGCACCGCGACCGGCGGTTCGGCGGCGCGGTCGACGCGCACGCGGGCGACGCCGACCAGGGGTCCGCGGAGGATCCGGACGCCGAGGCCGAGGGCGACCGGGAGCCGGCCGCTCAGTAG
- a CDS encoding trimeric intracellular cation channel family protein has translation MDPVPLTIPLWADLLAVSIGSLQGAMFAAGFRDRRLDLLGVAIIGTATGLGGGLLRDVFLDVTPAALSSNWLMLVAVAAALGGMLLERIFTRLDVVITALDALTIGLFCAIGTSKALAAGVPGVPAVFIGVVSAVGGSFVRDLLLNLPIAMMHVGSLYAVAAGVGAVIVVVLAAFGVPMWIAAIVCVAVTATTRLLAVRFGWSLPEQRALSRLRFTALRRPRPRR, from the coding sequence ATGGATCCCGTCCCCCTCACCATCCCGCTCTGGGCGGACCTCCTGGCGGTCAGCATCGGCAGCCTCCAGGGCGCCATGTTCGCGGCGGGCTTCCGCGACCGCCGCCTCGACCTGCTCGGCGTCGCCATCATCGGCACGGCGACGGGCCTCGGCGGCGGCCTCCTCCGCGACGTGTTCCTCGACGTCACGCCCGCGGCGCTCTCCAGCAACTGGCTCATGCTCGTCGCGGTCGCGGCGGCCCTCGGCGGCATGCTGCTCGAGCGGATCTTCACCCGCCTCGACGTCGTCATCACCGCCCTCGACGCGCTCACCATCGGCCTGTTCTGCGCCATCGGCACGTCGAAGGCCCTGGCCGCCGGGGTGCCGGGGGTGCCCGCGGTCTTCATCGGGGTCGTGTCGGCGGTCGGCGGCTCGTTCGTCCGCGACCTGCTGCTCAACCTGCCCATCGCGATGATGCACGTCGGCTCGCTCTACGCGGTCGCCGCGGGCGTGGGCGCCGTCATCGTCGTCGTGCTCGCGGCGTTCGGCGTGCCCATGTGGATCGCGGCCATCGTCTGCGTCGCCGTCACGGCCACCACCCGGCTCCTCGCAGTGCGCTTCGGGTGGAGCCTCCCGGAGCAGCGCGCGCTCAGCCGCCTGCGGTTCACGGCGCTGCGCCGGCCGCGCCCGCGGCGCTGA
- the leuA gene encoding 2-isopropylmalate synthase: MKSTQTPSGMPIHKYRPFHEQIAVDLPDRTWPARRITEAPRWCAVDLRDGNQALIDPMSPERKRIMFDLLVRMGYKEIEVGFPSASQTDFDFVRSLIEEDAIPDDVTIQVLTQAREHLIARTYESLRGAKRAIVHLYNSTSVLQREVVFRTDKQGIIDIALEGARLCKRYEETIPEVDVFYEYSPESYTGTELEFAAEICNRVVDVFDPTPERKVILNLPATVEMATPNVYADSIEWMCRHLDRRDEILVSLHPHNDRGTAVAAAELGYLAGADRIEGCLFGNGERTGNVDLVALGINLFTQGIDPQIDFSDLDGIKRTAEHCNQLAVPERSPWAGDLVYTAFSGSHQDAIKKGFEAMAADAAAQGVTVDDIPWAVPYLPVDPQDLGRSYEAVIRVNSQSGKGGVAYLLKADHSLDLPRRLQIEFSGVVQATTDAEGGEVTSAQIWSIFQDEYLPAPLDRAEDKWGRFELTSTRTSSDMGGSVSLEVELRDGDEVRSATASGNGPIAAFLQVLADQGVDVRLLDYVEHALSASGDALAASYVELEVEGVRLWGVGIDEDSSTASLEAIVSGVNRAIRRTVREPELAAV, from the coding sequence ATGAAGAGCACGCAGACCCCCAGCGGGATGCCCATCCACAAGTACCGCCCGTTCCACGAGCAGATCGCCGTGGACCTGCCCGACCGCACCTGGCCCGCCCGCCGGATCACCGAGGCGCCGCGCTGGTGCGCCGTGGACCTCCGCGACGGCAACCAGGCGCTCATCGACCCGATGAGCCCCGAGCGCAAGCGCATCATGTTCGACCTGCTGGTGCGCATGGGCTACAAGGAGATCGAGGTCGGCTTCCCGTCGGCCAGCCAGACCGACTTCGACTTCGTGCGCAGCCTCATCGAGGAGGACGCGATCCCGGACGACGTGACGATCCAGGTCCTCACGCAGGCCCGCGAGCACCTCATCGCCCGCACCTACGAGTCGCTGCGCGGCGCGAAGCGGGCCATCGTGCACCTCTACAACTCGACGAGCGTGCTGCAGCGCGAGGTCGTGTTCCGCACCGACAAGCAGGGCATCATCGACATCGCGCTCGAGGGCGCGCGCCTCTGCAAGCGCTACGAGGAGACGATCCCCGAGGTGGACGTCTTCTACGAGTACTCGCCCGAGAGCTACACGGGCACCGAGCTGGAGTTCGCGGCGGAGATCTGCAACCGCGTCGTCGACGTCTTCGACCCGACCCCCGAGCGCAAGGTCATCCTCAACCTGCCCGCGACCGTCGAGATGGCGACCCCGAACGTCTACGCCGACTCCATCGAGTGGATGTGCCGCCACCTCGACCGCCGCGACGAGATCCTCGTCTCGCTGCACCCGCACAACGACCGCGGCACGGCAGTGGCCGCCGCCGAGCTCGGCTACCTGGCCGGCGCCGACCGCATCGAGGGCTGCCTGTTCGGCAACGGGGAGCGCACGGGCAACGTCGACCTCGTCGCGCTCGGGATCAACCTGTTCACGCAGGGCATCGACCCCCAGATCGACTTCAGCGACCTGGACGGGATCAAGCGCACGGCCGAGCACTGCAACCAGCTGGCCGTGCCGGAGCGCAGCCCCTGGGCGGGCGACCTGGTCTACACGGCGTTCAGCGGATCCCACCAGGACGCCATCAAGAAGGGCTTCGAGGCGATGGCCGCCGACGCCGCGGCGCAGGGCGTCACCGTGGACGACATCCCGTGGGCCGTGCCGTACCTGCCGGTCGACCCGCAGGACCTCGGCCGCTCCTACGAGGCCGTGATCCGCGTCAACTCGCAGTCCGGCAAGGGCGGCGTCGCGTACCTGCTGAAGGCCGACCACTCGCTCGACCTGCCGCGCCGCCTGCAGATCGAGTTCTCGGGCGTCGTGCAGGCCACGACCGACGCCGAGGGCGGCGAGGTCACGAGCGCGCAGATCTGGTCGATCTTCCAGGACGAGTACCTGCCCGCGCCGCTCGACCGCGCCGAGGACAAGTGGGGCCGGTTCGAGCTCACGTCCACGCGCACGTCGAGCGACATGGGCGGATCCGTCTCCCTCGAGGTCGAGCTCCGCGACGGCGACGAGGTGCGCTCCGCGACCGCCTCCGGCAACGGCCCGATCGCCGCGTTCCTGCAGGTGCTCGCCGACCAGGGCGTGGACGTGCGCCTGCTCGACTACGTGGAGCACGCGCTGAGCGCGAGCGGCGACGCGCTGGCCGCGTCCTACGTGGAGCTCGAGGTCGAGGGCGTGCGCCTCTGGGGCGTCGGCATCGACGAGGACAGCTCGACCGCGTCGCTCGAGGCGATCGTCTCCGGCGTCAACCGCGCGATCCGCCGCACGGTGCGCGAGCCGGAGCTCGCCGCGGTCTGA